One window from the genome of Nitrosopumilus sp. encodes:
- a CDS encoding M1 family metallopeptidase, translated as MNVIPKNYQLTFEPNLTKFTFVGNEILFADCKKPTNTITMDCAELKIKSCYVKYKGKIIKSHAKTNEEKEKLEIKLSEKIKGNLSIEIEFEGILNDRLLGFYRSQYVQNGKTKYLATTQFEAADARRAFPCWDEPEAKATFDISIIADNKFSAISNMPVKSKKKIGNKTLYHFSKTPIVSTYLIYLGVGEFEYLTGKIGKIQIRVVTTKGNKSKGKFSLELGKKLLTSYEKYFGIKYPLPKLDLIAVPDFAAGAMENWGAITFRETILLYDPKTSSTRTKQFIAEVISHEIAHQWFGNLVTMKWWNDLWLNESFATFMATKFVDKFYPEWDLWNQFVEDAMNVAMGLDSLKTTHPIDVVVNSPAEIREIFDAISYDKGGCVLRMLEHYVGEPNFQKGLKKYLSDFKYQNARGQDLWNAIGKASKMPVSSMVNTWLKQPGFPLVEINQDGNTLKLKQKRYLLEPEKKFSKGLWSIPLSLGLESEISTKLFTKKSMTVKLPRNTLGFVANYGRKGFYRVKYDEGILLDLKMLVDDKRIPAIDRWAIQNDLFSLCVSGDEQVRNYLDFSDAYFEEDSYLASVNVAHNLASLYFRSFDEPFAEEIRGYAVNYFRKILFNLGWVPQKSDKHTDALLRGFAISVLGKMNDDDVTDEALRRYKKFLKSPGSIHPDLIEPICSIAAWNGNSKTHSELTKLYKTAKTMEEKLRFLGALCGFKDKKLLLKSLNFSQTTHVRSQNMQLPIMKVAANPYGEKVLWPWLKKNWKKINKKVGHGNPLFNRIVASIASVTDDSMEKEIKTFFKKNPTPGTERTQSQTLERIRINSKFLRCMRKEFKDG; from the coding sequence GTGAATGTAATTCCAAAAAACTATCAATTGACATTTGAACCAAATTTAACTAAATTCACTTTTGTTGGAAATGAAATCCTCTTTGCAGATTGTAAAAAACCTACAAATACCATTACTATGGATTGTGCAGAACTTAAGATAAAATCATGTTATGTGAAGTATAAAGGTAAAATCATCAAATCTCATGCAAAAACTAATGAAGAAAAAGAAAAATTAGAAATTAAATTATCCGAAAAAATTAAAGGAAATTTATCTATTGAAATCGAATTTGAAGGAATTTTAAATGATCGTTTGCTTGGATTTTATCGTAGTCAGTATGTTCAAAATGGAAAGACCAAATATCTTGCAACCACTCAATTTGAAGCTGCAGACGCTAGACGTGCATTTCCGTGTTGGGATGAACCTGAAGCTAAAGCAACATTTGATATTTCTATTATTGCAGATAACAAATTTTCTGCAATTTCAAACATGCCAGTTAAATCAAAAAAGAAAATTGGCAACAAAACTTTGTATCACTTTTCAAAAACCCCTATTGTTTCAACATATTTGATCTATCTTGGTGTGGGCGAATTTGAATACCTTACAGGGAAGATTGGCAAAATTCAGATTCGAGTTGTTACCACAAAAGGAAATAAATCCAAAGGAAAATTCTCTTTAGAGTTAGGAAAGAAATTACTTACATCCTATGAGAAATACTTTGGAATAAAATATCCTTTACCAAAACTAGATTTGATTGCAGTTCCCGATTTTGCTGCAGGTGCCATGGAGAATTGGGGTGCAATTACCTTTAGAGAAACAATATTGCTTTATGATCCTAAAACCTCTTCCACTAGGACTAAGCAATTCATTGCAGAAGTAATTTCTCATGAAATTGCACATCAATGGTTTGGTAACCTTGTCACTATGAAATGGTGGAATGATTTGTGGTTAAATGAAAGCTTTGCAACTTTTATGGCTACAAAATTTGTTGATAAATTTTATCCTGAGTGGGATTTGTGGAATCAATTTGTTGAAGATGCAATGAATGTTGCAATGGGGCTTGATTCTCTCAAGACCACACATCCTATCGACGTTGTTGTTAACTCTCCTGCAGAAATTAGAGAAATCTTTGATGCTATCTCCTATGATAAAGGTGGCTGTGTCTTGAGAATGCTTGAACACTATGTTGGGGAACCAAATTTTCAAAAAGGTTTGAAAAAATATCTGTCTGATTTCAAATATCAAAATGCTAGAGGACAAGATTTGTGGAATGCAATTGGCAAGGCTTCAAAAATGCCTGTTTCCTCAATGGTTAATACGTGGTTAAAACAACCTGGATTTCCTCTAGTTGAAATCAACCAAGATGGAAATACTTTGAAATTAAAACAGAAAAGATATCTGCTTGAACCTGAAAAAAAATTCAGTAAAGGACTATGGTCGATTCCATTATCTTTAGGGTTGGAGTCTGAAATCTCTACAAAACTATTTACAAAAAAATCCATGACTGTAAAACTACCTCGAAATACATTGGGTTTCGTAGCAAATTATGGACGGAAAGGATTCTATCGTGTAAAATATGATGAAGGCATTTTACTTGATTTGAAAATGTTAGTGGATGATAAACGAATTCCTGCAATTGATAGGTGGGCTATCCAAAATGATTTATTTTCTTTATGTGTTTCTGGAGATGAACAAGTAAGAAATTATCTTGATTTCTCTGATGCATATTTTGAAGAAGACAGTTACCTTGCTTCAGTAAATGTTGCACATAACTTGGCATCTTTATACTTCCGTTCATTTGATGAACCCTTTGCAGAAGAAATACGTGGGTATGCTGTAAACTATTTTAGAAAAATTTTATTCAATCTGGGGTGGGTTCCGCAAAAATCTGATAAACATACTGATGCCCTTCTTCGTGGATTCGCAATTTCTGTATTGGGTAAAATGAATGACGATGACGTTACTGATGAAGCATTAAGAAGATATAAGAAATTCTTAAAATCTCCGGGTTCTATTCATCCTGATTTAATAGAACCTATTTGTTCCATTGCTGCATGGAATGGTAACTCAAAAACTCATTCTGAACTAACAAAATTGTACAAAACTGCCAAAACTATGGAAGAAAAACTCCGTTTCTTGGGTGCTTTATGTGGGTTTAAAGATAAAAAATTACTTTTAAAATCCCTTAATTTCTCTCAAACTACACATGTTCGTTCACAAAATATGCAATTGCCTATAATGAAAGTTGCAGCAAATCCTTATGGCGAAAAAGTTTTGTGGCCTTGGCTAAAGAAAAATTGGAAGAAAATCAACAAAAAAGTTGGACATGGAAATCCTCTCTTTAACAGAATTGTTGCTAGTATTGCATCTGTGACAGATGACTCTATGGAAAAAGAAATCAAAACTTTTTTCAAAAAGAATCCTACTCCTGGCACTGAGCGAACACAATCCCAAACCCTTGAGAGAATCCGAATTAATTCCAAATTCCTTAGATGTATGAGAAAAGAATTCAAAGATGGCTAA